The Propionispora hippei DSM 15287 DNA window ACGCGATGCGCGAATGAAGCAGTGGTTACTTAGCAAAGGGATGAACGGTATGGCAGTTACGTTAGATTGGTTTATTCATCACAGTCAGTTAAACAATATCCGTTTAGTTGTCGGCAACCTTCAGTCGTCCGGCGAGATTACCAGCGTCAATATCCTCGACAATCCGGATGTGCTTAAATGGTTCAAAAAGAATGAGTTAATCCTGACCACCGGCTATATTTTTAAGGATGATCCCGAGCTGCAGCGCACCATTATCCGGGAAATGAAAGAAATTGGCTGCGCCGGGCTGGCCGTCAAAATCAAGCGGTTTTTCAAAACCATCCCCGAGCCTTTGCTGGACGAAGCCAGAAAGCTGGATTTCCCGGTCATCGAACTACCCTTTTTCTACGGCTTCTCGGAAATCATTCACACCGTATACAACAAGCTGTATCTGCAGCAGCACCAACAAACGCTCCAGGACCAGCAGCTCATTATGGAGCTGAGCGAAGCCTTTTTTCAGCATAAAGACCTGACTTGCCTGGTAAAAATCGCGGCTGATTTCTTCGGCAGCCCTGTCTTAATTACCGACCTGTCTTACGCCTGCCTCGCTCTGGCGGCACCGGCCGCTTTTGACAGCGGGCAGCTTGCCGAGGCAGCCGTCGCCATGGCCGATCAGCTCACCGAACAGACCATGCCATTGACCGATTTCAGTCTCACTCTGAATGACCGGCAGTACCTGCTCTTGGCCAGCCTGCTGCCCAACCATCTGGGTTATCTTTGTCTCCTCACCCAGAACCAGCCGACCGGCAGTCAGACTATGGCTGTATTACATAAAGCGGCTCAAATCATGGCCCTTGCCTGCGAACAGCAACAAGTGTCCCGGCCGGGCCCTGCCAACCGCGCCCATTTCTTCTTAAATTTCCTGATGCACCATACCCAGGCCACCCTGGAAGAAACGCAGCAAATTTGTTCCTTTTACGGGTTCAACTATCATAAAGCCTGGGTTTGTGCCAGCTTCTCCCTGCAAGCCTACAGCGAGCTGCCAAAAAAGAAGCTCCTGCCTTTGCTGCAAAACTATTGCTCCCAGACGCGCACCGACGAGATGGCCATTTTCACCTGCGCCAACGACAGCCTGTTCTGCGCGTTTTTTCTGTTTCCCGTCGAGAGCAATCCTGTACACGCACTCAATGAAGTCCGCCGTATCGCCGACCGTCTTTGCCGGCAAGCGCAGCAGCTCAGCCAACTCCCGCTGCCGTCCGGCATCAGCGGTTTTCACCATACTCTGCAGGCTCTGCATACCTCTTTTGAAGAGAGCCTGCAAGCCCTTGCCCTGCAGCAGCGCCTGAAGCAGACGGCGCCGGCTTCTTATTTTCATCAAATCGCTTACCATTTATTGCTTCATTACTATAAAAAGGATAGCAGCCAGATCATCGAAAGCACCCTGCAGCCGCTGCTCGACTTCGATGTCCAGAACAATACCGATTTAACAGCCACGCTGAAAGTGTATTTTCAAAGCAAGTTCAACTCCAGCGTGGCCGCCAAGCAGCTCTACCTGCACCGCAATACCATGCTGCACCGGATTGAAAAGATCAAAGAGCTTCTCCATACCGACCTGAGCGATATGGATGAAAATTTTCTGTTATATCTGGGACTGTGCGCTTTGGATTTACGCAAACAAAAGTGACAGGCTCCTGGACAACCGCTGATTAATTCACACTGCGCGTTCTGACGGAGCTTTTTCCGCCTTGCTGCGTCAGCAAAACCTTGCAATAGGGGCCGCTATTCCTGCGGTTTACTTCCTTGCCAGACGAAAAAATCTCTCGCCGGCCCGACAGGTTCATTTAACCAGTGCTTACCTTGGCAACAAACTTCTTAGATTTTCACCGCATCAGGGAAAACCTTCTTTAATACGCTGGGGTCCAGATAGGTTTTAGCCTCCGGCACCGCCTTGATATTTTTCATATCCAGCATGAATTCGGCCATTTTGTTGGCCCCGTCGACAAACTGCTGATCATAGTTCATGGCATATACGTTTTTCTGCATAATACGGAAGCATTCGTCTTCCTTGATGTTAATCCGTTTCGCGATAATGGCGGCAGCCTCTTTCGGATGCTGATTGATGTAGTCGGTGGCCTTATGTAACGCTTTCAGCAGTTTTTCGGCCACTTCCGGATTCTTTTGATAGAAATCATCGGTAACCTGGACCGTCATATAAAAGTCAATCCAGTGAACATCGCCCTGTTTGTCCGGTAAATTGGAGGTCGTGCCGCTGAACAGCAGCTTGCCGCCCATGTCAACAGCCTTGCCGACCCACGGTTCCCAGGCCGCCATAGCGTCAATATCGCCTTTTTCCAGCGCCGCCAGTTGATCGGAAACCGGCAGATTGACAAACTGAATCTTGCCGATATCGGTGCCGGTGGCCGCCGCCATGTTGCGAATGGCGATCAATACGCCGGCGCCGTTAGTCATGCCGATTTTCTTGCCCTCCAAATCCTTGGCGCTGGTAAGCTGCAAATCCTTGCGGCCTACCACGCTCTGCGTGCCGGCGGCATTGGCCAGTGGAGCCAGCACCTTGACCTTTACGCCGTTGGCGGATACGGCAATGTTGTTATAGATCGAACCGAAACAAATGCCCGCTTCACCGCTGGCCACGAGGGCCGCATTTTCATCAGGCCCGGTCATCAGCTTATTTTTGATGTTTAAGCCCTCTTCTTTAAAATAGCCCATTTCCTCGGCAATAATCTGCTGGCCCGATACCTGCGGGTCCAGCTCACCATAGGCGATGATTTCCTTGGCTGCCCCCGAACCGGCAGCCGGCGCGGCAGCCTTTTGTCCGCCACCGCAGCCGGCCGTCGCTAAACCGGCTACAATGACCATCATGGCGGCGCAGCTACGCAATAATCCCTTTTTTATTCTCATCTTTATTTCCTCCTCTATTTATTCCGCTACCGTCACCAATTCCGGCAAGGCCTGCTTTAACAGCGTCGGATCGGCATATTGCCTGAATTCCGGCTTGCTGGGGATATTCTTCATTTCTTTCATAAACGAGGCCATTTCGTCGCTGGATTTTTTGAAATGATCGTCAAACTGCATAGAATATTTGTTTTGCCCCATAATCCTTTTTACCTGTTCTTTATCAAGATTGATTTCCTTGGCAATAATTTCGGCGGCTTCATCGGGATGCTCATGAATGAAGTCGGTGGCTTTTTTCAGTGCTTTCAGCATCGCCTGAATTTCCTGGGGATGCTCTTTCAGAAACTGATCGGTTACCTGCATGGTCGTGTAAAAGCTGAGCCATGACACCGGTCCCTGTTTATCCGGCAGATAAGAGTTGAGACCGCTGAACAGCAGCTTGCCGCCGGCTTTGACGGCATTGCTGACCCACGGTTCCCAGCAGGCCATCAGATCAATGTCACCGCGGTCCAGGGCCGCAATCTGGTCGCTGGGGCTTAAGATGACAAACTGGATCTTGTTGATGTCGACTCCCAGCTCGGTACACATATTGCGGATGGCAATCAATACGCCAGCCCCGGCCGCGATGCCGATTTTCTTGCCCTCCAGATCTTTCGCCTTCTGAATGGTTACATTCTTGCCGGCCACCACCGCCTGGGTATTGCCGATATCGGCCATGGGCGCCACAATTTTAACGCCTACGTTATTGGCTGCCACGGCAATGTCGGTGTACGGTGTTTCAAAAGATACCTGGGCCGTACCGCCCGAGATTAGCGGTGAAATGTCGCCGCCCGACTGAATCAGTTTATTGGTCACCTTGACTCCCTCGGCGGCAAAGAACCCTTTTTTGTCGGCAATAATCTGCTGCGCCGAAATCTGCGGATCAATGACGCCATAGGCGACAATCTCCTGGGACGCCGCTTGGGGCGCCTCTTTTTCCGTTTTTTGGCTGCCTGAGCCACAGCCGGCTACCAGCGCGGCCAGCATACAGACCGCAAAACCCAACCCTACCATACTTTTTTTCATTCTTGTCCCCCCATGCTTTTTTCTTTCAATTTAATAGCTAATGTTCTACCGCTTTACTGGCTCCGGCTTTTTTCCATTTAAACAAATGGTTTTCCAGGCGGGTCAATATCCCGTAGAACAGGGTATATTCCAAACCGATCAAAGTGGCCGATAAAAACATATCAGACATTTTAAACCAGTTTTTGGCATTCACAATGATGTAGCCCAGTCCGGACGACGCGCCCATCATTTCGGCCACCACCAGGGCGGAGAAGGTCAACGCCAGACTGATTTTCATACCGGCGAAGATATGGGGCAGGGCCGAATGCAAAATGACCTTGGTAAATACCTGACGGGGCGTGGCCCCCAGACTGCGTGCCGACCGGATCAGCACCGGATCGGTATTTTTTATGCCGTCCACAATGTAGCTAAGGAGCGGTATAAAGGTGGCGTAAGCGATCAGGGCAATCTTAGAGGATTCGCCAATGCCGAACCAGATGAGAAACATCGGCAAAAAGGCAAATACCGGAATGGGGCCCACCATATTCAGAACCGGCGACAGAATATTGTCAAACTCACGGCTTGTCGCAATCAGAATTCCTAACACCAGCGCCACCACCACGCCGATGGAAAAGCCGGCAATCATCCGGTAAAAGCTCATAGTCAGATGATCAACCAAGGTACCGGCCATAAAATATTCATAGCCTGTTTTCACCACTGTCACCGGTGACGGCAGAAACACCGGATTGAACCACTGGTTCAGGCCATTCAGATGGCTGACAAATTGCCAGATACAGAAGAAAACGAATAGGGAAATACCCTTGTAGTATTTATTGTTTCTTTCTTTTCTGGCTTCCGAAATTTTCCGGGGAACGATCACCTCCTCCTGCGGTAACGCGGGAAGCCCTCGCTGCAGCTTCATCAAACCTTCTTCCATTGTCGGCATGCTAATCACCCCTTTATTCCGTAATGACTGACTCTGTTTGATTATCGGTCAAGCCTTGTTCAAAAAGCTCGACATAGCTTAAAAATTCCGGAGATTTTGTCTCTCGCGGCCGCGGCAGGTTGATCGGCTGGTCCAGGGCAACCTCGCCCTGCTTTAAGAGCACCACCCGGTCGGCCAGATAAACCGCCTCCGGTACACTATGGGTGATGAAAAAGATGGTCTTCTGGCTCAATTGCCAGATCCGGATCAGTTCTTTGCGCATCGTATCGCGGGTCAGCGCATCCAACGCTCCCAGCGGTTCATCCATCAGCAGCACGGCTGGGTCGTTGACCAGTGCCCGGGCAATGCCCACCCGCTGCGCCATGCCGCCGGACAGTTCAGACGGATACAGCTTCTCATATCCTTCCAGTCCGATCAGTGAAATGTATTTGGTAGCGATCTGGGCCGCGTCTTTCCGGTTTTTCAGCCGGAGACCGAACTCCACATTCTCCCGCACCGTATACCAGGGAAACAAGGCGTGCTGCTGAAATACGACGCCCCTGTCGGCTGCCGGACCTTCCACCCGGTTATCGTCCACCAGAATACGGCCTTTATCCGGCTTAAGGTAACCGGCCAGCAGGTTAAGCAGCGTGGATTTACCGCAGCCGCTCTTACCTAAAATACAGATGAACTGGCCCGTCTCTATCGTTAGGTTGATATCCTGCAAAACGTATTGCGGTTTTCCGTTTACTTCATCAAAAGCTTTATAAATATGTTCAAAGCTGACCGCCATCGGCTTTCCCTCCAAAAACAAAACGGCGCAAACCGGTTTTCACGGTTTGCGCCATTGCAAATTTGTTTCATTCATTTGAGTATGGGTTTATTATAGTATGTCTGGAAGCACTGCTCAATGTTCATGTGCACATTATAACTATTTTTCACTATGCTCATTGCACATGAAGCTTTTTGGGTGAATGCTCAGCCCATCGTTTTCCACTCAGCCTCTTTAAAACCTACCAGCACACGGTTCCCGGTGATCAGCAGCGGGCGCTTGACCAGCATACCGTCGCTTGCCAGGAGCGTCAACTGTTCTTCTTCACTCATCCCCGGCAGTTTATCTTTTAGGGCCAGCGACTTATATAAAATGCCGCTGGTATTGAACAGCTTCCGCAGCGGTACGCCGGCTTTAGCCTGCCAAGCTTTTAGCTCTGCGGCCGACGGCTTGGCTTCCTTGATATTACGCTCCTCATAGGATATCTGATTCTCCATCAGCCACTGCCGGGCCTTCTTACAGGTACTGCAGGCAGGATAGCAGAGAAACAGGCAGTTTGCCTCCATCCTAAATCACTCCTCTATGATAATGACTCCCTCATTGCAGCACGACCGTTGCGCCGGGATACAGACCGCCAACCGCGCCGCGAAGCACCAGCGTATCCGGCAAAAGGCCTGCGGTAATTTCCGTAAAATCACCTACGGTCTCACCGATAGACACCGGCTGTGTCCCAACGGTATTGTCCGTTACGGTATAGACAAAGCAACTCCCTGTATCATCCTGTTGCAGGGCTGCCGACGGAACGGCCAGCACCGGCACCGTCTGCCCCGTTTCCAGGATCATTTGCACGGCCATCCCCGGCACCAGACCGGCCGGTTGACCAGTCAGCTTGATATGAGCCCGGTAGGTAACGGACTGATCCTCCCCTACTTCCGGATAGATGCCCGCAACCTGTCCCGGCACCGTTTGCTCACCCAGTTGCAGCGTAACTGCCGTACCCAGCCGGCATACATACAAATCGCTTTGCTCCAGTGAAATGACCGCTTCCAATTCCTGCCCGCTGCCCAAGGACATAAGCTGCTGTCCGGACGGCACGTTCTTACCCTGCGCGGTCATCAACCCGGTGACAATCCCGTCAGCCGGCGCTTTTACTTCTACCGGACCACGGGGCACGGCAGCAACGGATTGCGTGGTGCTTCCCGACGCCGCCGGCGCACTGCCTTGGCTTTCCCGGGCAGCTTTAAGACGGGCTGCCGCCGCCTCCAACTGTTTGCGGGAAATCGCTCCCAGGTCATACAATTTTTGATACCGGTCGAATTCCTGCTGCGCGTTCTCATAAGAAGCCCGCGAGGCCGGGAGGCCGGCCGACGGCTGCGCAGGCTGTACCACCGGTGGCGCAGTGACCGCCTCCAGGGTCAGCAGCGGCTGCCCGGTTTTAACCGCCTGCCCCGGCACCACATAAAGCCTGGCAACCGTCCCGGCATACTCTGTGTAAACCGGTAAAAGCTGGGCTTGCTCCAGCGAACCGGTCCGGACAAGTCTGTATGGCTTGTCCACAACACCGGCAGCAACCGCCGTTACAGCGGCAGGCGACTGTGGCAGTTGGAACTGGTGCCGGGCCCAGCGCAGCAGCGGAAACAAATGATAACTGACGGCAATCAGCGCGGCCAGTACGAGCAGCAGCAAGCCGCCTACCAGCACCGGCTGATTTTGCCGGATTGCTATTTTCATATACTTTTCCTCCGTAAAACTAACACTATAACAGATACTATGTTCTCACTTTTCCCTTCCGCCGTCAAGGCAGGTCCCGCACCTGTCTGATCCGGTAAATGCTGGACGGTCTAGGGAACCATCTCTTCGTTGCCTCCGGTCAGCATATACCGGTATGCCGTCCTCCGCCGCCTCGTGTCGCGAAAACTAGTCTCACCATTATCTGACCGGTTTTAGGCTGATAAGGGACTCCTTTTGCCGCAGCGTCGATAAAAAAATGAACCAAAACCGCTCATTTCCGTTATAATGTATACTGTAGCGAGCGGGAGCGAGCACTTTTGTTTCCGTTCGGTACCGTAAGGAGGTATATATTGCATGCAACTGTCTTATAAAACAGCCGGCAGCCGGCCGGTTACCCATTCGTTTCAAAAAACGGCGCTAAGCATCTGCCTGACCGTTCTGGCCGCCTTCTGCCTGCTCTTTGGCATCGGCAGTCTGGCAGCATATCAGGAAACAGCCGGTCCCAGCGCCGCCATAATCATAAAAAAAGAACCGGCCGCCACTTTACAGCAGCGGCCGGTTACCCAGGCGGCCGATCCGTCTCTTGCCGCCACACCGTCTATCTGGCCGGTCTACGGAACAATCACCTCCGGCTTTGGCTGGCGCAGTTCGCCCCTGGAAAGCGGCAGCGAACTGCATCAGGGACTGGACATTGCCGTCGGCACCGGTACGCCGGTCGTCGCTACGGCAGACGGCAAGGTAGTGCAAAGCGGCTGGGCCGGCGGCTATGGCAATCTGGTTAAAATTGATCACGGCAACGGTCTGGAAACGCTGTACGGGCACAACGATAAAGTGGCTGTAACCGTCGGCCAGGAAGTCAAGAAAGGGCAGATCATTTCCTATGCCGGCAGTACCGGCAACAGTACCGGCCCCCACGTCCACTATGAAATCCGGAAAAGCGGCACCGCCGTCGATCCCGTAGCTTACCTGGTATTATACTAAGGAACCGCTGATTTAATTAGCCGGCCAGCCTGGCGAGAAAGATCCGTCAGGATGAGCTGGTGAATAAATCAGTGGTCCCTTAAGCAGAAAATCAAGCGGCCGCATACCGTCGTATACCTCAGCATATGCCAACCCGGTTAAACAGAACCGCTATTTTTCTTGCTTACTGCCTATTGCTTAACAATAAAATACATGTTATTATGTTAACAAATAAATCGTAATCCTGTGATGCACGCGAACTTTTGCTATGTTCAACCTACTTTATTAATTGGGGATTTAGATGGTATGCGGCTGCCGGGCCACCGAAGAGTGGAAGGCAAAACCATATCTTATGAAGCCCACCTGCTAGCGGCAGGTTTGAACATACCAGGTGGCGGCATCCTGGGACCAGTAAGGGACTTATCTTTTGATAAGTCCCTTTACCGTTTTTATCCGCCTTAGCCCGACAGGTTACTGGCCGCCTGCGTTGGAGTTCCCCGCGGTAAGCGTCCGCAGAATTCCTTTCAAATGACTTACACAATGATCCAGCTCGCCCTGCCCCTTTTCATCCAGGGGCA harbors:
- a CDS encoding PucR family transcriptional regulator; this encodes MAVTLDWFIHHSQLNNIRLVVGNLQSSGEITSVNILDNPDVLKWFKKNELILTTGYIFKDDPELQRTIIREMKEIGCAGLAVKIKRFFKTIPEPLLDEARKLDFPVIELPFFYGFSEIIHTVYNKLYLQQHQQTLQDQQLIMELSEAFFQHKDLTCLVKIAADFFGSPVLITDLSYACLALAAPAAFDSGQLAEAAVAMADQLTEQTMPLTDFSLTLNDRQYLLLASLLPNHLGYLCLLTQNQPTGSQTMAVLHKAAQIMALACEQQQVSRPGPANRAHFFLNFLMHHTQATLEETQQICSFYGFNYHKAWVCASFSLQAYSELPKKKLLPLLQNYCSQTRTDEMAIFTCANDSLFCAFFLFPVESNPVHALNEVRRIADRLCRQAQQLSQLPLPSGISGFHHTLQALHTSFEESLQALALQQRLKQTAPASYFHQIAYHLLLHYYKKDSSQIIESTLQPLLDFDVQNNTDLTATLKVYFQSKFNSSVAAKQLYLHRNTMLHRIEKIKELLHTDLSDMDENFLLYLGLCALDLRKQK
- a CDS encoding ABC transporter substrate-binding protein — protein: MRIKKGLLRSCAAMMVIVAGLATAGCGGGQKAAAPAAGSGAAKEIIAYGELDPQVSGQQIIAEEMGYFKEEGLNIKNKLMTGPDENAALVASGEAGICFGSIYNNIAVSANGVKVKVLAPLANAAGTQSVVGRKDLQLTSAKDLEGKKIGMTNGAGVLIAIRNMAAATGTDIGKIQFVNLPVSDQLAALEKGDIDAMAAWEPWVGKAVDMGGKLLFSGTTSNLPDKQGDVHWIDFYMTVQVTDDFYQKNPEVAEKLLKALHKATDYINQHPKEAAAIIAKRINIKEDECFRIMQKNVYAMNYDQQFVDGANKMAEFMLDMKNIKAVPEAKTYLDPSVLKKVFPDAVKI
- a CDS encoding ABC transporter substrate-binding protein; its protein translation is MKKSMVGLGFAVCMLAALVAGCGSGSQKTEKEAPQAASQEIVAYGVIDPQISAQQIIADKKGFFAAEGVKVTNKLIQSGGDISPLISGGTAQVSFETPYTDIAVAANNVGVKIVAPMADIGNTQAVVAGKNVTIQKAKDLEGKKIGIAAGAGVLIAIRNMCTELGVDINKIQFVILSPSDQIAALDRGDIDLMACWEPWVSNAVKAGGKLLFSGLNSYLPDKQGPVSWLSFYTTMQVTDQFLKEHPQEIQAMLKALKKATDFIHEHPDEAAEIIAKEINLDKEQVKRIMGQNKYSMQFDDHFKKSSDEMASFMKEMKNIPSKPEFRQYADPTLLKQALPELVTVAE
- a CDS encoding ABC transporter permease; translated protein: MPTMEEGLMKLQRGLPALPQEEVIVPRKISEARKERNNKYYKGISLFVFFCIWQFVSHLNGLNQWFNPVFLPSPVTVVKTGYEYFMAGTLVDHLTMSFYRMIAGFSIGVVVALVLGILIATSREFDNILSPVLNMVGPIPVFAFLPMFLIWFGIGESSKIALIAYATFIPLLSYIVDGIKNTDPVLIRSARSLGATPRQVFTKVILHSALPHIFAGMKISLALTFSALVVAEMMGASSGLGYIIVNAKNWFKMSDMFLSATLIGLEYTLFYGILTRLENHLFKWKKAGASKAVEH
- a CDS encoding ABC transporter ATP-binding protein, which gives rise to MAVSFEHIYKAFDEVNGKPQYVLQDINLTIETGQFICILGKSGCGKSTLLNLLAGYLKPDKGRILVDDNRVEGPAADRGVVFQQHALFPWYTVRENVEFGLRLKNRKDAAQIATKYISLIGLEGYEKLYPSELSGGMAQRVGIARALVNDPAVLLMDEPLGALDALTRDTMRKELIRIWQLSQKTIFFITHSVPEAVYLADRVVLLKQGEVALDQPINLPRPRETKSPEFLSYVELFEQGLTDNQTESVITE
- a CDS encoding arsenate reductase family protein, with translation MEANCLFLCYPACSTCKKARQWLMENQISYEERNIKEAKPSAAELKAWQAKAGVPLRKLFNTSGILYKSLALKDKLPGMSEEEQLTLLASDGMLVKRPLLITGNRVLVGFKEAEWKTMG
- a CDS encoding efflux RND transporter periplasmic adaptor subunit; the encoded protein is MKIAIRQNQPVLVGGLLLLVLAALIAVSYHLFPLLRWARHQFQLPQSPAAVTAVAAGVVDKPYRLVRTGSLEQAQLLPVYTEYAGTVARLYVVPGQAVKTGQPLLTLEAVTAPPVVQPAQPSAGLPASRASYENAQQEFDRYQKLYDLGAISRKQLEAAAARLKAARESQGSAPAASGSTTQSVAAVPRGPVEVKAPADGIVTGLMTAQGKNVPSGQQLMSLGSGQELEAVISLEQSDLYVCRLGTAVTLQLGEQTVPGQVAGIYPEVGEDQSVTYRAHIKLTGQPAGLVPGMAVQMILETGQTVPVLAVPSAALQQDDTGSCFVYTVTDNTVGTQPVSIGETVGDFTEITAGLLPDTLVLRGAVGGLYPGATVVLQ
- a CDS encoding M23 family metallopeptidase, with protein sequence MQLSYKTAGSRPVTHSFQKTALSICLTVLAAFCLLFGIGSLAAYQETAGPSAAIIIKKEPAATLQQRPVTQAADPSLAATPSIWPVYGTITSGFGWRSSPLESGSELHQGLDIAVGTGTPVVATADGKVVQSGWAGGYGNLVKIDHGNGLETLYGHNDKVAVTVGQEVKKGQIISYAGSTGNSTGPHVHYEIRKSGTAVDPVAYLVLY